The following coding sequences lie in one Trypanosoma brucei gambiense DAL972 chromosome 7, complete sequence genomic window:
- a CDS encoding 60S ribosomal protein L23a, putative, translating into MIISFAQGSGVLVWGEWGSQLHRLQTTVIMTSYPFFHYWISPPVFCRLLSLRLTRTMPAKAASAAASKKNSAPKSAVSKKVAKKGAPAAAAKPTKVVKVTKRKAYTRPQFRRPHTYRRPATVKPSSNVSAIKNKWDAFRIIRYPLTTDKAMKKIEENNTLTFIVDSRANKTEIKKAIRKLYQVKTVKVNTLIRPDGLKKAYIRLSASYDALDTANKMGLV; encoded by the coding sequence ATGATAATATCTTTTGCCCAAGGATCGGGGGTGCTTGTGTGGGGAGAGTGGGGTAGCCAGTTGCATCGCCTTCAGACGACTGTTATCATGACTTCATATCCCTTTTTCCATTATTGGATTTCCCCACCTGTTTTCTGTAGGCTTCTTTCTCTAAGGTTGACGCGAACGATGCCCGCTAaagctgcttctgctgctgcttcgaagAAGAACAGTGCGCCCAAGAGCGCTGTTTCGAAAAAGGTGGCCAAGAAGGGtgcgcctgctgctgctgcgaaaCCCACGAAAGTGGTGAAGGTAACGAAACGCAAGGCATACACCCGTCCGCAGTTTCGCCGCCCGCACACGTACCGCAGGCCCGCGACCGTGAAACCCAGCAGCAACGTAAGTGCCATTAAGAATAAGTGGGACGCGTTCCGGATCATCCGCTACCCCCTCACCACTGACAAGGCGATGAAGAAGATTGAGGAGAACAACACCCTAACCTTCATTGTGGATTCTCGTGCTAACAAGACTGAGATCAAGAAGGCGATTCGCAAATTGTATCAGGTTAAGACGGTGAAGGTGAACACACTCATTCGACCTGACGGCTTGAAGAAGGCCTATATTCGCCTGTCTGCGTCATACGATGCGCTCGACACGGCAAACAAGATGGGTCTTGTTTAG
- a CDS encoding 60S ribosomal protein L23a, putative produces the protein MPAKAASAAASKKNSAPKSAVSKKVAKKGAPAAAAKPTKVVKVTKRKAYTRPQFRRPHTYRRPATVKPSSNVSAIKNKWDAFRIIRYPLTTDKAMKKIEENNTLTFIVDSRANKTEIKKAIRKLYQVKTVKVNTLIRPDGLKKAYIRLSASYDALDTANKMGLV, from the coding sequence ATGCCCGCTAaagctgcttctgctgctgcttcgaagAAGAACAGTGCGCCCAAGAGCGCTGTTTCGAAAAAGGTGGCCAAGAAGGGtgcgcctgctgctgctgcgaaaCCCACGAAAGTGGTGAAGGTAACGAAACGCAAGGCATACACCCGTCCGCAGTTTCGCCGCCCGCACACGTACCGCAGGCCCGCGACCGTGAAACCCAGCAGCAACGTAAGTGCCATTAAGAATAAGTGGGACGCGTTCCGGATCATCCGCTACCCCCTCACCACTGACAAGGCGATGAAGAAGATTGAGGAGAACAACACCCTAACCTTCATTGTGGATTCTCGTGCTAACAAGACTGAGATCAAGAAGGCGATTCGCAAATTGTATCAGGTTAAGACGGTGAAGGTGAACACACTCATTCGACCTGACGGCTTGAAGAAGGCCTATATTCGCCTGTCTGCGTCATACGATGCGCTCGACACGGCAAACAAGATGGGTCTTGTTTAG
- a CDS encoding dUTP diphosphatase, putative, which translates to MKNARRVSLSPLILRSLAELQDGLNTVVDKNWRQLRRPGDWSLAITMETAELLDSYPWKWWKNVKAQPDLQNVKIELTDILHFSLSGAMQVSDENSGAVHKAEAGSNGESGKHWCYFDQPRALPAAGGAEYVACVETPGSSLSAPVSADECDLADFMFFPLSDTNNALASFQNIIRLASLQRFQLVTSAVIAAADDIGFNLVAYYVAKHTLNGIRQMKGYKDGTYVKVQKGVEDNELLHGCISPFSLEDVTNEGNYKTKWDDIMHRVYDAFGTPKEERLNIGHWLKS; encoded by the coding sequence ATGAAGAACGCCCGCAGAGTGTCACTTTCACCGTTGATTTTGCGGTCACTCGCTGAACTTCAGGACGGCCTCAACACCGTAGTTGACAAGAATTGGAGGCAGTTGCGGCGACCAGGTGACTGGTCACTGGCTATTACTATGGAAACTGCGGAATTACTCGACTCTTATCCGTGGAAGTGGTGGAAGAATGTGAAGGCCCAACCAGACCTACAAAATGTGAAGATCGAGCTCACGGACATTCTGCATTTTTCCTTGTCGGGTGCCATGCAGGTGAGTGACGAAAACTCGGGGGCGGTCCACAAAGCCGAGGCAGGCTCGAATGGAGAATCAGGGAAGCATTGGTGCTACTTTGACCAACCTCGTGCGCTGCCCGCAGCAGGTGGAGCAGAATATGTGGCATGCGTCGAAACCCCAGGTTCCTCTCTTTCAGCGCCCGTGTCTGCTGACGAGTGTGACCTGGCGGACTTTATgttcttccccctctctgATACAAATAACGCACTAGCAAGTTTTCAGAACATTATTCGACTAGCCAGCCTTCAACGATTCCAACTCGTGACATCGGCCGTTATCGCAGCTGCGGACGATATTGGTTTCAACCTCGTTGCTTATTATGTGGCGAAACATACACTCAACGGTATCCGTCAGATGAAGGGCTACAAAGATGGCACGTACGTAAAGGTGCAAAAAGGCGTGGAGGACAATGAGCTACTCCATGGGTGCATATCACCGTTTTCCCTTGAAGACGTGACTAACGAAGGGaattacaaaacaaaatgggaTGACATCATGCACCGCGTTTATGATGCCTTTGGTACCCCGAAGGAGGAACGGTTAAACATTGGGCACTGGCTAAAGTCGTAA